Genomic DNA from Triticum dicoccoides isolate Atlit2015 ecotype Zavitan chromosome 4B, WEW_v2.0, whole genome shotgun sequence:
aattgatttatttctctaaACACTTTTCGTAAGCATCTTGCATTGTACATGGCCTAATGTGCCGCGCCGCGGGGCTCCAACCACGCCAGTACGCCACGAGGCACGCGTGCGCCGCAGATACACGACGGACCCGCCGAGCCAAACATCAAGAGCAGCAAGCGAGACGAGCGGCGCGGGAGACCCAACCAGAGTCCAGACTCGAGAGTAGTGGGCGGGCGGTACCATGCAGCGTCACCTCGGTCGTTAGTACCACCCGACCACCCACCGGGGCGCCGCCCCCATAAATCAGCAGCATCATtgcccgcctccaccgccgccgccctcccgcCCCTATTCCCCGCGACACGCTGCAGCTCGGCCACGCCTACCGCCTCATCGCCGTCGACGAGGTCACCAGGGCCGTGCAGGCCAGGAAGGAGGAGAAGACCAGGAGGGNNNNNNNNNNNNNNNNNNNNNNNNNNNNNNNNNNNNNNNNNNNNNNNNNNNNNNNNNNNNNNNNNNNNNNNNNNNNNNNNNNNNNNNNNNNNNNNNNNNNNNNNNNNNNNNNNNNNNNNNNNNNNNNNNNNNNNNNNNNNNNNNNNNNNNNNNNNNNNNNNNNNNNNNNNNNNNNNNNNNNNNNNNNNNNNNNNNNNNNNNNNNNNNNNNNNNNNNNNNNNNNNNNNNNNNNNNNNNNNNNNNNNNNNNNNNNNNNNNNNNNNNNNNNNNNNNNNNNNNNNNNNNNNNNNNNNNNNNNNNNNNNNNNNNNNNNNNNNNNNNNNNNNNNNNNNNNNNNNNNNNNNNNNNNNNNNNNNNNNNNNNNNNNCTCCGCCGGCGATGACCAGTCGCTCATGGACGACGGTCTCGATCAGGTATAGCACCTTCTTGGTCATAATTTCTCCCCCATGTTTCGCTGTTCATCGATGGCAGCTCCTTGTTTCTGTATCATGCATGTTCTTCCCCTTAATGGTCAATAATCA
This window encodes:
- the LOC119292698 gene encoding uncharacterized protein LOC119292698; protein product: ISSIIARLHRRRPPAPIPRDTLQLGHAYRLIAVDEVTRAVQARKEEKTSAGDDQSLMDDGLDQLEQQDRDGHPSSSTKGSRHRQWRPSLHSIAEVSS